A window from bacterium encodes these proteins:
- a CDS encoding tetratricopeptide repeat protein encodes MSALFPLIKRKLRAPSVPDTFVSRPGLLERLGAGMAPRTRLTFVCAGPGYGKSTTVADYVRQSGARSCWINLDAYDADLSTFLHYLIGGATAAWPGATSQARELLAASADPTPLVPSLMGLFAEELGERDEAPFILVLDDFHLVHGTEGVVQAIEALIGYLPENVQLILISRAQPPLRLPQLKVRQQLVELGIPDLRFSPREVETLVRSVSGRAIAEADARTLFESTEGWAAGLIMAAQQSDLLTRPHEGTPSLFDYLAQEVFAELAPDRQDFLLKTALLPVVEPGICASALGLVGAEETIQALRRANLILTRAESAESYYHPIFHAFLQEKLKETLSAETLSALRRRIGAEWADAHPEEALAVLLDGELYPEAERILVRIAPGYLAQVRLAILDQLLQRFPAEFIDASPWLLLHSGEIQRLWGRSDLALSRFERAAALAESQGDRLVQGRALAYQAAIWGGRGDGRLSEFAEQALDLLPEDDWAGRAFAWNALGMAAQMASDARAALSAFERAQDFYRRAEDFVGQSKVLHNLGLTYARQGDFARSVATYRESIRQAEAGGRRAFPATYNNLATVYHSQGAYDEAWRVAEEGLALAQQLGARRDALWTTLTLGMVACSLGQEAKATDFFQQTREGALSMGDRPLEAQALSGLAEVARLQRQYDRAQELLNQAIALRGTPIEAPGMIDLQIPAGQLALDRGEWDRAADILAIARETLSNQGFRYRLAQVLFLLAKGQRAQGDARALETWEEARALCEANAYSVLLAQSPRPELASEPAPVLEVARELPPSLPPDLCLRCFGAFEAIAQGGAIATKQWQGTKTKLVLAYLLHQRQGVTREQLAQLLYGDEDVSRGAILMIISRLRQALEPDLAKNAPSRYIQWREGKYFFNFGAPYALDVQEFAYHLDQAKDVALSAAQQTQALEKALELYRGRFLADLDESLWVQSTQEHFHQRALAAFQRLLTVHEDAAAFETVLVWADRALAVDPCAEFAHRAKMTALHRLGNRQGAVRHYQQMEAILSQELGVAPDPESKAVYAQILAGSA; translated from the coding sequence ATGAGCGCCCTCTTTCCCCTCATCAAGCGAAAATTGCGCGCCCCCTCGGTCCCCGACACTTTCGTGAGCCGACCGGGCCTCTTGGAACGCCTGGGCGCGGGCATGGCCCCGCGCACGCGCCTCACCTTCGTCTGCGCCGGGCCGGGTTACGGCAAGAGCACGACCGTGGCCGACTACGTCCGGCAGTCGGGGGCGCGCTCCTGCTGGATCAACCTGGATGCCTACGACGCGGACCTCTCGACCTTTCTGCACTACCTGATCGGCGGGGCGACCGCCGCTTGGCCGGGGGCCACGAGCCAGGCGCGCGAGCTGCTCGCTGCGAGCGCCGACCCCACGCCGCTCGTCCCCAGCCTCATGGGCCTCTTCGCAGAGGAGCTGGGCGAGCGGGACGAGGCCCCCTTCATCCTGGTCTTGGACGACTTCCACCTGGTGCACGGCACCGAGGGAGTGGTACAGGCGATCGAGGCACTCATCGGCTACCTGCCCGAGAATGTGCAGCTGATCCTCATCTCGCGGGCGCAGCCACCCTTGCGCCTGCCCCAGCTCAAGGTGCGTCAGCAACTGGTCGAGCTCGGCATTCCGGATTTGCGCTTCAGCCCGCGCGAGGTCGAGACCCTGGTGCGATCGGTCTCGGGGCGGGCCATCGCCGAGGCGGACGCCCGGACCCTCTTCGAGTCGACCGAGGGGTGGGCGGCGGGCCTCATCATGGCCGCCCAGCAGAGCGATCTGCTCACGCGCCCGCACGAGGGAACCCCGTCGCTCTTCGACTACCTGGCGCAGGAGGTCTTTGCGGAGCTTGCTCCCGATCGGCAAGACTTCCTGCTCAAGACCGCCTTGCTGCCCGTGGTGGAGCCCGGGATCTGCGCTTCGGCTCTCGGCCTCGTGGGCGCCGAGGAGACGATCCAGGCCCTGCGACGCGCCAACTTGATCCTGACCCGGGCCGAGTCGGCCGAGAGCTACTACCATCCGATCTTCCACGCCTTCTTGCAGGAAAAGCTCAAGGAGACCCTTTCGGCCGAGACGCTCAGCGCGCTGCGGCGTCGGATCGGGGCCGAGTGGGCGGATGCTCATCCGGAGGAGGCCCTTGCGGTCCTCTTGGATGGCGAACTCTACCCTGAGGCCGAGCGCATCCTCGTTCGTATCGCGCCGGGTTATCTGGCCCAGGTTCGCCTGGCGATCCTCGATCAGCTCTTGCAGCGTTTCCCCGCCGAGTTCATCGACGCCTCACCTTGGCTGTTACTCCACAGCGGCGAGATTCAGCGGCTGTGGGGACGTTCGGATCTGGCTCTCTCGCGCTTCGAGCGCGCAGCGGCGCTTGCCGAATCCCAAGGCGATCGCCTCGTTCAGGGGCGCGCACTCGCCTATCAGGCGGCGATCTGGGGCGGTCGCGGCGATGGGCGGCTTTCCGAATTCGCCGAGCAAGCGCTCGACTTGCTGCCGGAAGACGATTGGGCAGGTCGTGCATTTGCCTGGAACGCGCTCGGTATGGCCGCTCAGATGGCGAGCGATGCCCGCGCGGCCCTCAGCGCCTTCGAGCGGGCTCAGGACTTCTACCGCCGCGCCGAGGACTTCGTCGGGCAGAGCAAGGTCCTGCACAACCTGGGGCTCACCTACGCCCGCCAGGGGGACTTCGCGCGATCGGTGGCGACCTATCGCGAGTCGATCCGCCAGGCCGAAGCGGGCGGGCGTCGCGCCTTTCCCGCCACTTACAACAACCTCGCGACCGTCTACCACTCTCAGGGAGCTTACGACGAGGCGTGGCGGGTGGCCGAAGAGGGGCTCGCGCTCGCTCAGCAACTCGGGGCGCGTCGCGACGCGCTCTGGACGACCCTAACCCTCGGAATGGTCGCTTGTAGCCTCGGCCAGGAGGCCAAGGCCACCGACTTCTTCCAGCAAACGCGCGAGGGTGCCCTCTCCATGGGTGATCGACCGCTCGAAGCGCAGGCCCTGAGTGGGCTGGCCGAGGTGGCGCGCCTGCAGCGTCAGTACGACCGGGCGCAGGAGCTGTTGAACCAGGCGATCGCACTGCGCGGGACCCCCATCGAGGCCCCCGGCATGATCGACCTGCAGATCCCCGCCGGTCAGCTGGCCCTCGATCGTGGAGAGTGGGATCGGGCGGCCGATATCCTGGCGATCGCCCGTGAAACCCTTTCGAACCAAGGCTTCCGGTATCGCCTCGCCCAGGTCCTCTTCTTGCTCGCCAAGGGCCAGCGCGCCCAAGGCGACGCGCGGGCCCTCGAAACCTGGGAGGAGGCTCGCGCCCTCTGCGAGGCCAACGCCTATTCGGTGCTGCTTGCGCAGTCCCCGCGCCCGGAGCTTGCGAGCGAGCCTGCCCCGGTGCTCGAAGTCGCTCGCGAGCTGCCGCCGAGCCTGCCGCCGGATCTCTGCCTGCGCTGCTTCGGGGCCTTCGAGGCGATCGCGCAGGGTGGGGCGATCGCAACCAAGCAATGGCAGGGTACCAAGACCAAGCTCGTGCTCGCCTACCTCCTGCACCAGCGCCAGGGCGTGACCCGCGAGCAGTTGGCCCAGCTCCTCTACGGAGACGAGGACGTCTCGCGCGGGGCGATCCTCATGATCATCAGTCGCTTGCGTCAGGCCCTGGAGCCTGACCTGGCCAAGAACGCCCCGTCGCGCTACATCCAGTGGCGCGAGGGCAAGTACTTCTTCAACTTCGGCGCCCCTTACGCGCTCGACGTCCAGGAATTCGCCTACCACCTGGACCAGGCCAAGGACGTCGCCCTCAGTGCGGCCCAGCAGACCCAGGCCCTCGAAAAGGCGCTCGAACTTTACCGCGGTCGCTTCTTGGCGGACCTCGACGAGAGCCTCTGGGTACAATCCACCCAGGAGCACTTCCACCAGCGGGCCCTGGCGGCGTTCCAGCGCCTGCTCACCGTCCACGAGGATGCGGCAGCCTTCGAGACCGTCCTGGTCTGGGCGGATCGAGCCCTTGCGGTGGACCCGTGCGCCGAGTTCGCGCACCGGGCCAAGATGACCGCTCTGCACCGGCTGGGCAACCGCCAGGGGGCGGTGCGCCACTACCAGCAGATGGAGGCGATCCTCTCTCAGGAGCTCGGAGTCGCCCCCGACCCTGAGTCCAAGGCGGTCTACGCGCAGATTCTGGCTGGAAGCGCATAA
- the sdaAA gene encoding L-serine ammonia-lyase, iron-sulfur-dependent, subunit alpha: MTDTEIQFRSIADLLALAEEMGVGIGEVTLRYEIQASNFPRASIWNAMLARWSIMLEAMQRGTEAPKTGLGGLVSGTGYAMAHHTPKLLDPIAAGMAARALAVNECSAGMERIVAAPTAGSSGILPATLWGASQRLGSTPDQIVNALFVAAGLGMVMANNSTISGAKGGCMAEVGVSTGMAAGAACELAGGTPRQVVHAMALGVKNTLGLACDPVGGLVEVPCVKRNAMYSAMATVAAELALAGIESFIPPDEVISAMKEIGEAMPSQYKETACGGLAITPTGKKVMDSKVSL, encoded by the coding sequence ATGACCGATACCGAGATCCAGTTCCGTTCGATCGCCGACCTCCTCGCCCTGGCCGAAGAGATGGGGGTGGGCATCGGCGAGGTGACCCTGCGCTACGAGATCCAGGCCTCCAACTTCCCCCGCGCCTCGATCTGGAACGCCATGCTCGCGCGCTGGAGCATCATGCTCGAAGCCATGCAGCGCGGCACCGAGGCCCCCAAGACCGGCCTCGGCGGCCTGGTCAGCGGCACCGGCTACGCCATGGCCCACCATACCCCCAAGCTCCTGGATCCCATCGCCGCGGGGATGGCGGCCCGCGCCCTCGCCGTCAACGAATGCTCGGCAGGTATGGAGCGGATCGTCGCCGCCCCCACCGCGGGCTCCTCGGGCATCCTGCCCGCGACCCTCTGGGGTGCTTCCCAGCGTCTCGGCAGCACCCCCGACCAGATCGTCAACGCCCTGTTCGTGGCGGCGGGCCTCGGGATGGTGATGGCCAACAACTCGACCATCTCGGGCGCCAAGGGCGGCTGCATGGCCGAGGTAGGCGTCAGCACCGGCATGGCGGCAGGGGCTGCCTGCGAGCTCGCGGGCGGCACCCCGCGCCAGGTCGTCCACGCCATGGCCCTCGGGGTCAAGAACACCCTGGGGCTCGCCTGCGACCCGGTCGGTGGCTTGGTGGAGGTCCCCTGCGTCAAGCGCAACGCCATGTACAGCGCCATGGCGACCGTCGCCGCCGAGCTCGCACTCGCGGGCATCGAGAGCTTCATCCCGCCCGACGAGGTCATCTCGGCCATGAAGGAAATCGGCGAGGCCATGCCGAGCCAGTACAAGGAGACCGCCTGCGGCGGCCTCGCCATCACCCCCACGGGCAAGAAGGTGATGGACTCCAAGGTCAGCCTCTAA
- the sdaAB gene encoding L-serine ammonia-lyase, iron-sulfur-dependent subunit beta translates to MSKYKSVFDIIGPVMVGPSSSHTAGAVRIGAFARTILGATPRRAEILLHGSFAETGPGHGTDKGLVGGLLGMATDDPDIRYAYERAEAAGMAFTIGETDLGPKVHPCSARLILESPSGDTIQLTGTSIGGGNVAITEVNGYQVRLSGEFPTLVTVHADTPGVILQVTRILAEHGINVAFMNVARQQKGRDAFMTIEGDHPIPDAALSAIAELPEMKMVRYLPKLA, encoded by the coding sequence ATGAGCAAGTACAAGAGCGTCTTCGACATCATCGGCCCGGTCATGGTCGGCCCCTCCAGTTCGCACACCGCCGGCGCGGTCCGGATCGGCGCCTTCGCGCGCACCATCCTCGGGGCCACCCCCCGCCGCGCCGAGATCCTCCTGCACGGCTCGTTCGCCGAGACCGGCCCCGGGCACGGCACCGACAAGGGATTGGTCGGCGGCCTTCTCGGCATGGCCACCGACGACCCGGACATCCGCTACGCCTATGAGCGCGCCGAGGCGGCCGGCATGGCCTTCACCATCGGGGAGACCGATCTCGGCCCCAAGGTGCACCCCTGCTCGGCGCGGCTCATTCTCGAGTCCCCCTCGGGTGACACCATCCAGCTCACGGGCACCTCGATCGGCGGCGGCAACGTCGCCATCACCGAGGTCAACGGGTACCAGGTGCGCCTGAGCGGCGAGTTCCCGACCCTCGTGACCGTGCACGCCGACACCCCGGGGGTCATCCTCCAGGTCACGCGGATCCTGGCCGAGCACGGTATCAACGTCGCCTTCATGAACGTGGCGCGCCAGCAGAAGGGCCGCGACGCCTTCATGACCATCGAGGGCGACCATCCCATCCCCGACGCGGCCCTTTCGGCGATCGCCGAGCTGCCCGAGATGAAGATGGTCCGCTACCTTCCCAAGCTCGCCTGA
- the purD gene encoding phosphoribosylamine--glycine ligase: MRVLVVGGGGREHALAWKLAASPRVERIYCAPGNAGTDAFCVNVGVEVHDFERLVAIATGLEIDLVVIGPSDPLIHGLTDRFHEAGIPVFGPRASAAVIEGSKAFSKAFMRRHNIPTAAYALFEDPAEARAHVRQAWRAEGLVVKTDELADVQSVVVADTLDEALEAVDCCMLEGRYGEAGQRVIIEERLRGPEASILAFVDGEHYQLLPPAQDHKALYDGNRGPNTEGMGAYAPASVVSPAVLARIREEIMEPTLRGMALEGIGYPGVLFVGVILTPQGPKVLEYNCRFGDPEAQVTLPPLHNDLVDVIEAALVGRLDTQALSFEEAFYLCVVGASTGYPETAETGHGIVGWEAGCPEQQAMLFHAHTRWDGERLVTAGGRVLNAVAGASSLEEAQRLAYQTMDGISFGCGGPVMRRDVGRQAMGIKA; the protein is encoded by the coding sequence CTGCGCGTGCTCGTGGTGGGTGGGGGCGGGCGCGAACACGCGCTCGCCTGGAAACTCGCCGCTTCGCCGCGCGTCGAGCGGATCTACTGCGCCCCCGGCAACGCGGGCACCGACGCCTTCTGCGTCAACGTGGGCGTCGAGGTCCATGACTTCGAGCGCCTGGTGGCGATCGCCACCGGCCTCGAAATCGACCTGGTGGTCATCGGGCCGTCGGATCCGCTCATCCACGGCCTGACCGACCGTTTTCACGAAGCCGGCATCCCGGTCTTCGGCCCCCGTGCCTCTGCGGCCGTCATCGAGGGCAGCAAGGCCTTCTCCAAGGCGTTCATGCGCCGCCACAACATCCCCACGGCCGCTTACGCGCTCTTCGAGGACCCCGCCGAGGCGCGCGCCCACGTCCGTCAGGCCTGGCGTGCCGAGGGGCTCGTCGTCAAAACCGATGAGCTGGCGGACGTGCAGAGCGTGGTGGTGGCCGACACCCTCGACGAGGCGCTCGAAGCGGTGGATTGCTGCATGCTCGAAGGGCGCTACGGCGAGGCGGGACAGCGCGTCATCATCGAAGAGCGCCTGAGGGGGCCCGAGGCCTCCATCCTCGCCTTCGTGGACGGCGAGCACTACCAGCTCTTGCCCCCCGCTCAGGATCACAAGGCCCTCTACGACGGCAACCGGGGCCCAAACACCGAGGGCATGGGCGCCTACGCCCCAGCCAGCGTCGTCAGCCCCGCCGTATTGGCCCGGATTCGCGAAGAGATCATGGAGCCCACCCTGCGGGGCATGGCCCTCGAAGGCATCGGCTATCCGGGGGTCCTCTTCGTCGGGGTCATCCTGACCCCACAGGGACCCAAGGTGCTCGAGTACAACTGTCGCTTCGGGGATCCCGAGGCCCAGGTGACCCTACCGCCGCTTCACAACGACCTGGTCGACGTGATCGAGGCCGCTCTCGTCGGCAGGCTCGATACGCAGGCACTCAGCTTCGAGGAAGCCTTCTACCTCTGCGTGGTGGGCGCCTCGACGGGGTACCCCGAGACGGCCGAGACCGGCCATGGCATCGTCGGCTGGGAGGCGGGCTGTCCAGAGCAACAGGCCATGCTCTTCCATGCGCACACTCGCTGGGACGGCGAACGGCTCGTCACGGCGGGTGGCCGCGTGCTGAACGCGGTGGCGGGTGCCTCCAGCCTCGAAGAGGCGCAGCGCCTGGCCTACCAGACGATGGACGGCATCTCCTTCGGGTGCGGCGGGCCCGTCATGCGGCGGGACGTGGGGCGCCAGGCCATGGGGATCAAGGCCTGA
- a CDS encoding tetratricopeptide repeat protein: MSSSIDPFDAPLIRLGRAYVASGSKAEGLAAYRRAVEEDPEAYPGYLLLGLEACAAGEWEEAFRRFVAVVERAPALAEGYQNLGVVYWHLSDPASALRCWEKALSLKPRCPEALVNLSTAHMDAQRYDEARACLERAIAVSPHAAAPYNNLGVSFALSGQAHEAATCFERAVSRDTSYAAPLRNLAHLYWHKGQQHEAQHCLNQATVARRQEAVSLAGFQLLMPLAACNDDDVPEDAYEPDDGGLRVYDLDVEPV, translated from the coding sequence ATGTCCAGTTCGATCGACCCATTCGATGCTCCTCTCATCCGCCTCGGGCGCGCCTACGTGGCGTCGGGCTCGAAGGCCGAGGGCCTCGCCGCCTATCGCCGGGCCGTCGAGGAGGACCCCGAGGCCTATCCCGGCTACCTCCTCTTGGGGCTCGAGGCGTGCGCGGCGGGCGAGTGGGAAGAGGCCTTCCGCCGCTTCGTGGCGGTGGTCGAGCGAGCGCCGGCACTCGCCGAGGGCTATCAGAACCTGGGGGTGGTCTACTGGCACCTCTCGGATCCCGCGAGCGCCCTGCGCTGCTGGGAGAAGGCCCTTTCGCTCAAGCCGCGCTGCCCCGAGGCGCTCGTCAACCTCTCGACCGCTCACATGGACGCCCAGCGCTACGATGAGGCGCGGGCGTGCCTGGAGCGCGCGATCGCCGTCTCGCCGCATGCGGCCGCCCCCTACAACAACCTGGGGGTCTCGTTCGCCCTCTCGGGCCAGGCCCACGAGGCGGCGACCTGCTTCGAGCGCGCCGTCTCCCGCGACACGAGCTACGCAGCCCCCTTGCGCAACCTGGCGCACCTGTACTGGCACAAGGGCCAGCAACACGAGGCCCAGCACTGCCTCAACCAGGCGACGGTCGCCCGGCGCCAGGAGGCCGTGTCCCTGGCGGGCTTCCAGCTCCTGATGCCGCTCGCCGCCTGTAACGACGATGACGTCCCTGAGGACGCCTACGAACCCGACGACGGAGGTCTTCGGGTCTACGACCTGGACGTCGAGCCGGTCTAA
- a CDS encoding glucose-6-phosphate isomerase, translating into MLHGSSPHTASTPTYTDPAWQRSMALKLDFNNMMAGAIGHIEGLEAADVWGLQGRMLEVHRQITERTGRGNDFLGFLDLPYQSTDTLDAIQAAADRIAALGDRHVVLGIGGSYLGARAVIEALKNPFRNEISRQRRKGRPRLYWEGNAVDADYLHALMGMLPTQRPEGIDDAFTVNVISKSGTTLETAVAFRFMQQRLKQVYGADHPEYVVATTDASKGTLKGIADAEGYQQFSIPDDVGGRYSVLTAVGLLPAAIAGVNIHELVAGARYMAERCKNPDLHDNVAYMYAALRHLSYKARRSVSVMAAWTKRLEFFTYWYDQLCAESLGKDGQGVIPVATVNTRDLHSRGQQVQEGPRSMVVTNLVLETPDWDVVIPKVEGDADGLNYLAGKHLSEMLLGAMEGTAYAYAKDQRPSMNLLIPQLNAFTLGQLIYLFEIATVAEGYLMGINPLDQPGVEAYKNFMFGNLGRADKAHYKAEFDARPKGSSDFIV; encoded by the coding sequence ATGCTTCACGGCTCCTCTCCCCACACCGCCTCGACTCCGACCTACACGGATCCCGCCTGGCAGCGCTCCATGGCCCTCAAGCTTGACTTCAACAACATGATGGCGGGGGCCATCGGCCACATCGAAGGCCTCGAAGCCGCCGATGTCTGGGGCCTGCAAGGCCGCATGCTGGAGGTCCACCGCCAGATCACCGAGCGCACCGGCCGCGGCAACGACTTCCTCGGCTTCTTGGATCTGCCCTACCAGAGCACGGACACCCTCGACGCCATCCAGGCGGCCGCCGACCGCATCGCGGCCCTGGGCGATCGCCACGTGGTGCTCGGCATCGGCGGCTCCTACCTGGGTGCTCGCGCGGTGATCGAGGCCCTCAAGAACCCCTTCCGCAACGAGATCTCCCGCCAGCGCCGCAAGGGCCGTCCGCGCCTCTACTGGGAGGGCAACGCGGTCGATGCCGACTACCTGCACGCCCTGATGGGCATGCTGCCCACCCAGCGGCCCGAGGGGATCGACGACGCCTTCACCGTCAACGTCATCTCCAAGTCCGGCACCACCCTCGAGACCGCCGTCGCCTTCCGCTTCATGCAGCAGCGCCTCAAGCAGGTCTATGGGGCGGACCATCCCGAGTACGTGGTGGCGACCACCGACGCGAGCAAGGGCACCCTCAAGGGCATCGCCGACGCCGAGGGCTACCAGCAGTTCTCCATCCCCGACGACGTGGGCGGCCGCTACTCGGTCCTGACCGCCGTCGGCCTGCTGCCCGCGGCCATCGCCGGGGTGAACATCCACGAGCTGGTCGCCGGTGCCCGGTACATGGCCGAGCGTTGCAAGAACCCCGACCTGCACGACAACGTTGCCTACATGTACGCGGCCCTGCGCCACCTGTCCTACAAGGCCCGCCGCTCCGTCTCGGTGATGGCCGCCTGGACCAAGCGCCTCGAGTTCTTCACCTACTGGTACGACCAACTCTGCGCCGAGAGCCTCGGCAAGGACGGCCAGGGGGTCATCCCGGTCGCGACCGTCAACACCCGCGACCTCCACTCGCGCGGCCAGCAGGTCCAGGAGGGCCCCCGGTCCATGGTCGTCACCAACCTGGTCCTCGAGACCCCCGACTGGGACGTGGTGATTCCCAAGGTCGAGGGCGACGCCGACGGCCTCAACTACCTGGCGGGCAAGCACCTCTCCGAGATGCTCCTCGGCGCCATGGAGGGCACCGCTTACGCCTACGCCAAGGATCAGCGCCCGAGCATGAACCTGCTCATCCCGCAGCTCAACGCCTTCACCCTGGGACAGCTGATCTACCTGTTCGAGATCGCCACCGTCGCCGAGGGCTACCTCATGGGCATCAACCCGCTGGACCAGCCCGGCGTCGAGGCGTACAAGAACTTCATGTTCGGCAACCTCGGCCGCGCGGACAAGGCGCACTACAAGGCCGAGTTCGACGCCCGGCCCAAGGGCTCGAGCGACTTCATCGTCTAG
- a CDS encoding 6-phosphofructokinase — protein sequence MAKRIAISTGGGDAPGLNAVIRAVTKMAISEYGWEVVGIRDGFDGLLKPDLIMPLDLDDIRGIIARGGTILGTTNRGNPFKYPVVENGQTVLKDVSDEVIRRYNELGLDALVLIGGDGTLGIGHDLAKKGMNLVGVPKTIDNDLNSTDQTFGFDTAVTTATEAIDKLLTTAESHHRVMVLEVMGRTAGWIALKSGMAGAVNVILIPEIPFDMEKLAHTVYERSEAGKSYSIVVVAEGAAPAGGEALYADLDPSKNVARLGGVGNWVGAEIARRTGLETRVTVLGHLQRGGTPSPYDRILGTRFGVEACRLVHEGKFDQMVCLRAGHVTHVPIADAIDQLKLVDPNGELVIAAKHTGVYFGD from the coding sequence ATGGCCAAGCGCATCGCAATTTCGACCGGCGGCGGGGATGCCCCCGGCCTGAACGCCGTCATCCGCGCCGTCACCAAGATGGCGATCTCCGAGTACGGCTGGGAGGTTGTCGGCATTCGGGACGGCTTCGACGGTCTGCTCAAGCCGGATCTCATCATGCCGCTCGACCTCGACGACATCCGTGGCATCATCGCGCGGGGCGGCACCATCCTCGGGACCACCAACCGCGGCAACCCCTTCAAGTACCCGGTCGTCGAGAACGGTCAGACCGTCCTCAAGGACGTGTCGGACGAGGTGATCCGCCGCTACAACGAGCTGGGCCTGGACGCGCTGGTCCTCATCGGCGGTGACGGCACCCTCGGCATCGGGCACGACCTGGCCAAGAAGGGGATGAACCTGGTCGGCGTCCCCAAGACCATCGACAACGACCTCAACTCGACGGACCAGACCTTCGGCTTCGATACGGCGGTGACCACGGCGACCGAGGCCATCGACAAGTTGCTCACCACCGCCGAGAGCCACCACCGGGTGATGGTCCTCGAGGTCATGGGGCGCACTGCGGGCTGGATCGCCCTGAAGTCGGGCATGGCCGGAGCCGTGAACGTCATTTTGATCCCCGAGATCCCCTTCGACATGGAGAAGCTGGCCCACACGGTCTACGAGCGCTCCGAGGCGGGCAAGAGCTACTCGATCGTGGTCGTCGCCGAGGGCGCGGCCCCTGCGGGTGGCGAGGCCCTGTACGCGGACCTGGATCCGAGCAAGAACGTGGCGCGCCTCGGTGGGGTCGGCAACTGGGTCGGGGCCGAGATCGCCCGCCGCACGGGCCTCGAGACCCGCGTGACCGTGCTCGGCCACCTGCAGCGCGGCGGGACCCCGTCGCCCTACGACCGCATCCTGGGCACCCGCTTCGGGGTCGAGGCTTGCCGCCTGGTGCATGAAGGCAAGTTCGACCAGATGGTTTGCCTGCGGGCGGGCCACGTGACCCACGTGCCCATCGCCGATGCCATCGATCAGCTCAAGCTGGTCGATCCCAACGGGGAGCTGGTCATCGCCGCCAAGCATACTGGCGTCTACTTCGGCGATTAG